One Lasioglossum baleicum chromosome 6, iyLasBale1, whole genome shotgun sequence genomic window carries:
- the LOC143209769 gene encoding uncharacterized protein LOC143209769 has translation MALVSLRRTVTRNPIWQLVYSTTPSTPIAGLCRYGSSCYASSGNDGKMATYLKRTSKLFDISLSRPSVDISLRDLICPVCRGILIEPVTLPCTHSLCLRCLRGTFEHNSLSCPLCRVRVGSWLRTATKTETLVNNGLWELIRTKFPKEVQDKYNGDDKDIELDAEFVAANRILSEAGEIRKEYEVQLQMVEEEMQCQRKAEQIASEALIRKIQEEERQQLNQLAQDQLLAKTLAKKQIVEKHKDIAKCYNDCPSTSTTSSLETSKFNAVAMTEVNPYRLQFHSTECEKEMPLEYQDSSGLRRQNIAMISKIHIDRHASSTKNKDLSAECNDGMVKFCCQKQIPIYNTVARTLKHQAVTKLIEPCTSDCPAETAKASLKIYGTRSKEELHVPNDVVNSKKKSLGVEVCMTLAEDDERTGSAESAGSHDSINQEIHHFKPIRAMPRTPLKMSTDGRPIDPKLIRVVPVLKRISNVMPKPPAQAHLKRIIGCSWSAFRGKSKQSFKEKEAPKEDAEIIEPKPSTSYNSQSQIVPKKTTKAQSQDTGHKQLDLVAEMSFDSNKNYAKSSSRMVNGARIGKKLTLEDQLDMEKIQKAWKSHVGNGMACKSKRQKNLWSKKDTRNAAASKYTEDIEARHSTSSSASVKLSSPCDEDFEVQGEDHVTMENIAERIKRRRTNVDKKENGLSSLSLDSEAGIVKRSTRKRLCRKEDIEYKTNEDVPAMVQKRSRTKFVRGTFSKSKQRRVCRSKQSSTESSEKSDASVSSGFNLANFGRRKATRNPRHAVSSSGNSEQDPMYENADDANYNSSESCSELPETVPENNNTTTEVEMSTERNVLSDEEIVKEQERMERLVIQEREDFELAQRLQAKFDEMERIAGRTRRSRRAIEDESVHLDLYKIEPHTAKSSTSLNLTVSTEAKKRGRPSKRVK, from the exons ATGGCACTAGTTTCGCTCCGGCGCACGGTGACACGGAACCCCATATGGCAATTGGTCTACTCTACTACTCCGTCTACTCCTATAGCTGGTCTGTGCCGCTATGGCAGTAGCTGTTATGCTTCTTCGGGGAATGATGGGAAGATGGCGACGTATTTGAAGCGAACGTCAAAATTGTTTGATATTTCTTTGTCACGACCGTCGGTGGACATTAGTCTTCGTGATCTGATATGTCCGGTGTGCCGTGGCATCCTGATCGAGCCAGTAACGTTACCGTGCACGCACAGTTTATGCTTAAGATGTCTCAGAGGTACATTCGAACACAATAGCTTGAGCTGTCCTCTCTGTCGAGTACGAGTTGGTTCCTGGCTACGTACGGCGACCAAGACTGAAACATTGGTTAACAACGGTCTCTGGGAACTAATCCGGACGAAGTTTCCGAAAGAGGTCCAGGACAAGTACAACGGCGACGACAAAGATATCGAGCTGGATGCTG AATTTGTTGCTGCTAATAGAATACTCAGCGAAGCTGGCGAAATCCGTAAGGAGTATGAGGTGCAACTTCAAATGGTCGAAGAGGAGATGCAATGTCAAAGGAAAGCTGAACAGATAGCCAGCGAGGCTTTGATTCGCAAGATTCAGGAGGAGGAACGGCAACAGCTGAATCAATTGGCACAGGATCAATTGCTTGCCAAAACGTTGGCAAAAAAGCAAATCGTCGAAAAGCATAAAGACATTGCTAAATGTTATAACGATTGTCCCAGCACCTCCACTACTTCTTCCCTGGAAACATCGAAGTTCAATGCAGTCGCTATGACTGAAGTTAATCCGTATAGATTGCAATTTCATAGTACCGAGTGCGAGAAGGAGATGCCTTTAGAATATCAGGACAGCTCTGGGTTAAGGAGACAGAATATTGCGATGATATCTAAGATACACATAGATAGGCACGCTTCTAGTACAAAGAATAAGGATCTGTCGGCCGAATGCAATGATGGCATGGTGAAGTTTTGTTGTCAGAAACAAATCCCTATATATAATACCGTTGCCAGGACACTGAAGCATCAAGCGGTAACAAAACTGATAGAACCCTGTACCTCGGATTGTCCCGCAGAGACTGCAAAGGCATCTCTGAAAATCTATGGTACCCGGAGCAAAGAGGAGTTACATGTACCGAACGACGTTGTAAATAGCAAGAAGAAAAGTTTAGGGGTGGAGGTGTGCATGACCTTGGCCGAGGACGACGAAAGAACTGGCAGCGCGGAGAGCGCGGGCAGTCACGACAGCATCAATCAAGAAATTCATCATTTCAAACCCATCAGGGCAATGCCACGGACGCCATTGAAAATGTCCACAG ATGGGAGACCAATAGACCCAAAATTAATTCGAGTCGTTCCTGTCTTGAAAAGAATATCGAATGTGATGCCGAAACCTCCTGCTCAGGCACACTTGAAACGAATCATTGGTTGTTCCTGGAGCGCATTTCGAG GTAAAAGCAAGCAGAGCTTCAAGGAGAAGGAAGCGCCaaaggaggacgcggagataATCGAGCCGAAGCCTTCGACGTCCTACAACAGTCAGTCTCAAATCGTCCCGAAGAAAACAACGAAGGCTCAGTCGCAGGACACTGGTCACAAGCAGCTCGACCTGGTTGCAGAGATGTCGTTCGATTCGAACAAGAATTACGCGAAGTCGTCGAGTCGGATGGTGAATGGCGCGAGAATCGGCAAGAAGTTGACGTTGGAGGACCAGTTGGACATGGAGAAGATTCAGAAGGCGTGGAAGTCGCATGTGGGGAACGGGATGGCGTGCAAGTCGAAGCGGCAGAAGAACCTGTGGTCGAAGAAGGACACGAGAAACGCGGCCGCCAGCAAGTACACGGAGGATATCGAGGCGCGACACTCGACATCGTCGTCGGCGTCCGTAAAGCTTAGCTCGCCTTGCGACGAGGACTTCGAGGTGCAGGGGGAGGACCACGTCACGATGGAGAACATAGCGGAGCGGATAAAGAGGAGGCGGACGAACGTGGACAAGAAGGAGAACGGGCTGTCCTCGTTGAGCTTGGATTCGGAGGCCGGGATCGTGAAGAGGAGCACGAGGAAGAGGCTGTGCCGGAAGGAGGACATCGAGTACAAGACCAACGAGGACGTCCCGGCGATGGTGCAGAAGAGGAGTCGAACCAAGTTTGTCCGGGGCACGTTCTCAAAGTCGAAACAGCGGCGGGTGTGTCGGTCGAAACAATCCAGCACGGAAAGCTCGGAGAAAAGCGACGCTTCGGTCAGTTCTGGGTTCAACCTGGCCAATTTCGGTCGCAGGAAAGCTACCAGAAATCCGAGGCATGCGGTCAGCTCATCCGGGAACAGTGAGCAGGATCCGATGTACGAGAATGCGGACGACGCGAACTATAATTCGTCAGAGTCGTGCAGCGAGCTGCCGGAAACCGTCCCTGAGAATAATAACACTACCACCGAGGTGGAGATGAGTACGGAGAGAAACGTCCTCTCCGACGAGGAGATCGTCAAAGAGCAGGAGCGAATGGAACGGCTGGTCATACAGGAGAGAGAGGACTTCGAGCTGGCGCAGAGACTGCAGGCGAAATTCGACGAGATGGAGAGAATAGCCGGTCGGACCAGGCGATCCAGAAGAGCGATCGAGGATGAGTCGGTGCACCTGGATCTGTACAAGATCGAGCCACATACTGCCAAATCATCGACCAGCCTGAACCTCACCGTGAGTACGGAGGCGAAGAAACGGGGGAGGCCCTCAAAACGAGTGAAATAA